A region from the Symphalangus syndactylus isolate Jambi chromosome 2, NHGRI_mSymSyn1-v2.1_pri, whole genome shotgun sequence genome encodes:
- the FABP7 gene encoding fatty acid-binding protein, brain isoform X1 — protein sequence MVEAFCATWKLTDSQNFDEYMKALGVGFATRQVGNVTKPTVIISQEGDKVVIRTLSTFKNTEISFHLGEEFDETTADDRNCKSVVSLDGDKLVHIQKWDGKETNFVREIKDGKMVMVSNDNSLFFLVFCSFPHTSHLLPSSLPLPFFLLPSFFNNTSLARFFNYM from the exons ATGGTGGAGGCTTTCTGTGCTACCTGGAAGCTGACTGACAGTCAGAACTTTGATGAGTACATGAAGGCTCTAG GCGTGGGCTTTGCCACTAGGCAGGTGGGAAATGTGACCAAACCAACAGTAATTATCAGTCAAGAAGGAGACAAAGTGGTCATCAGGACTCTCAGCACATTCAAGAACACGGAGATTAGTTTCCACCTGGGAGAAGAGTTTGATGAAACCACTGCAGATGATAGAAACTGTAAG TCTGTTGTTAGCCTGGATGGAGACAAACTTGTTCACATACAGAAATGGGATggcaaagaaacaaattttgtAAGAGAAATTAAGGATGGCAAAATGGTTATGGTAAGTAATGACAATTCTCTATTCTTCCTTGTTTTTTGCTCCTTTCCCCACACCTCtcacctccttccttcttccctcccccttccattcttcctccttccttccttctttaataATACATCACTGGCAAGGTTCTTTAACTACATGTAA
- the FABP7 gene encoding fatty acid-binding protein, brain isoform X2, whose product MVEAFCATWKLTDSQNFDEYMKALGVGFATRQVGNVTKPTVIISQEGDKVVIRTLSTFKNTEISFHLGEEFDETTADDRNCKSVVSLDGDKLVHIQKWDGKETNFVREIKDGKMVMTLTFGDVVAVRHYEKA is encoded by the exons ATGGTGGAGGCTTTCTGTGCTACCTGGAAGCTGACTGACAGTCAGAACTTTGATGAGTACATGAAGGCTCTAG GCGTGGGCTTTGCCACTAGGCAGGTGGGAAATGTGACCAAACCAACAGTAATTATCAGTCAAGAAGGAGACAAAGTGGTCATCAGGACTCTCAGCACATTCAAGAACACGGAGATTAGTTTCCACCTGGGAGAAGAGTTTGATGAAACCACTGCAGATGATAGAAACTGTAAG TCTGTTGTTAGCCTGGATGGAGACAAACTTGTTCACATACAGAAATGGGATggcaaagaaacaaattttgtAAGAGAAATTAAGGATGGCAAAATGGTTATG ACCCTTACTTTTGGTGATGTGGTTGCTGTTCGCCACTATGAGAAGGCATAA